Proteins encoded together in one Psychrobacter sanguinis window:
- a CDS encoding metallophosphoesterase, which produces MIYDVIGDIHGHADKLEGLLEKLGYTLRVHETLNINYYQPPEGNRAIFIGDLIDRGPQELQTLEIVYAMIDAGVADAVMGNHEYNALAYATLDKTAMQQANCNQNLYLRCHNDTHNRQHQAFLEEVPFGSEAHHYWLKRFAELPLWIETEHACFVHACWDVDNMAVLKPMLTEDNRITEEALQRTGQKHSLEYEALERVLKGVEIPLPEGISFTDKDGAVRHRMRVKWWQGSLQGQRIVDIARAPYSDLAQIPQDIVVENLDFQLKTQKPVFIGHYWLTGDPQPLSPQVVCTDYSAAGTGHLTAYRFDSNKPLPLSTDNFVQYIAS; this is translated from the coding sequence ATGATTTATGACGTAATTGGAGACATTCATGGTCACGCCGATAAATTGGAAGGTCTACTCGAAAAGTTAGGCTATACGTTACGTGTGCATGAAACGTTAAATATTAACTACTATCAGCCTCCCGAAGGAAATCGTGCGATATTTATCGGTGACTTAATTGATCGCGGACCACAAGAGTTACAGACCCTTGAAATAGTCTATGCCATGATAGATGCCGGGGTAGCGGATGCAGTGATGGGCAACCATGAGTACAATGCTTTGGCATACGCCACGCTAGATAAAACGGCGATGCAGCAAGCTAATTGTAACCAAAACCTCTATTTACGTTGTCATAATGACACCCATAATCGCCAGCACCAAGCGTTTTTGGAGGAAGTGCCTTTTGGCTCGGAGGCACATCACTACTGGCTAAAGCGATTTGCTGAGTTGCCATTGTGGATAGAAACTGAACACGCTTGTTTCGTGCATGCCTGTTGGGATGTGGATAATATGGCGGTACTAAAGCCTATGCTAACCGAAGACAACCGTATTACCGAGGAAGCTTTGCAACGCACTGGACAAAAGCATTCGCTTGAATATGAGGCGTTAGAACGGGTTCTCAAGGGCGTAGAAATACCATTACCTGAGGGTATAAGCTTCACCGATAAAGACGGGGCAGTGCGTCACCGTATGCGAGTCAAATGGTGGCAGGGTTCGCTGCAAGGTCAACGCATTGTCGATATTGCTCGAGCACCCTACTCAGATTTGGCGCAGATTCCACAAGATATAGTTGTTGAAAATTTAGACTTTCAGCTGAAGACGCAAAAACCAGTCTTTATCGGTCATTATTGGCTAACGGGAGATCCGCAGCCTTTAAGTCCGCAAGTGGTCTGTACTGATTATTCA
- a CDS encoding DUF1328 domain-containing protein, whose translation MFRWAIIFAVIALVASLLGFGGVAGLSKDFVYIFLVVAVVLFIIGFISRRT comes from the coding sequence ATGTTTAGATGGGCTATTATTTTTGCGGTTATCGCTCTAGTGGCAAGTTTACTAGGCTTTGGTGGTGTGGCTGGTTTAAGTAAAGACTTTGTCTACATCTTCTTAGTAGTTGCAGTGGTATTATTTATCATTGGTTTTATTTCACGTAGAACCTAA
- a CDS encoding DUF421 domain-containing protein has translation MDWSKWFVMDWQEGVAIAITGIVLCFGLILFTRLMGLRSFAKLTSYDFAMTVAVGSILASTVLSKSPSLSKGLLAIAVLFILQGSVSFLCRKVKPFKKAVDNEPIVLMAHGEYYWDNIAEASLSKHDIGTVLRKNGIKSKSQVFALVMETTGDMSVSKQDDTIPDIDLFEDIRECEHLINNAKLK, from the coding sequence ATGGATTGGTCAAAATGGTTTGTGATGGACTGGCAAGAAGGGGTAGCTATCGCTATCACGGGTATCGTGCTTTGTTTTGGGTTAATATTATTCACTCGATTAATGGGTTTGCGTAGTTTTGCAAAATTAACCAGTTACGACTTTGCAATGACGGTCGCTGTGGGCAGTATTTTGGCATCAACGGTGTTATCAAAGTCACCTTCGCTAAGCAAAGGCCTGTTGGCAATAGCGGTATTATTCATACTACAAGGCAGCGTCTCCTTTCTGTGCCGTAAAGTTAAACCCTTCAAAAAAGCGGTGGATAATGAGCCGATCGTATTAATGGCGCATGGCGAATACTATTGGGATAATATCGCTGAGGCGAGTCTATCAAAACATGACATTGGCACAGTCCTACGCAAAAATGGCATTAAATCCAAAAGCCAAGTATTTGCGCTAGTAATGGAAACCACGGGTGATATGAGCGTGAGTAAACAAGACGATACCATACCGGATATCGATTTATTTGAAGATATTAGAGAGTGTGAGCATTTAATTAATAATGCTAAACTTAAATAG
- a CDS encoding FUSC family protein yields MNKSLKSRLMAPLVEPYARYLHADVLHAMRLGTAVVTSLLISKWSGMPHSEWSTITVFIILGLLQYQGAIYTKAKERIIGTLLGLVVGLLLLWISHHLLNLFGVAWIYYLIVGLISSVIGYYSIKKLGYIGLLTGITMCMIIASDDSVGPDGLARGLNVLIGTLIAVAATLIVPLKSTLMWRFLLANNLEACANMYDGVEAYISDPKLDNRFAESEAGSPAIGVNKDSANFNHNAFQSGSDSSQVQAQHVHLDLGATTAATNEIGTHTSAATYVNTDMVAQFKEINKRLLRVRGHIAATARESGIEVATLDMIQRTHRNIIGTIDLLLSAAPKLAHSPIDEENRILVDHYHRELTQGMRHIAAVLRSPSDEMFRPITRIQVSDYPSVHTLPFEWQGYFWLTQTLQGQLQSLSDLLQDSKAQWYKGSGLRYQRQEQRRMHAHGGESDLDV; encoded by the coding sequence ATGAATAAATCATTAAAATCACGCTTAATGGCGCCATTAGTAGAGCCTTATGCCCGTTATCTTCATGCAGACGTATTACATGCGATGCGACTTGGTACCGCGGTGGTTACTTCACTGCTTATTAGCAAATGGAGCGGAATGCCTCATTCGGAGTGGTCGACCATTACCGTATTTATCATTTTAGGGTTGTTACAGTATCAAGGCGCCATTTATACCAAAGCCAAAGAGCGGATAATCGGTACCTTGTTGGGTCTTGTTGTGGGCTTATTATTATTGTGGATAAGCCATCATTTGTTAAATCTGTTTGGTGTGGCGTGGATATATTATCTAATAGTAGGACTTATAAGCTCGGTTATCGGCTATTACTCGATTAAAAAACTGGGCTATATTGGTCTGCTAACCGGCATTACGATGTGCATGATTATCGCCAGTGATGACAGTGTCGGACCCGATGGGCTGGCACGGGGTCTAAATGTATTAATAGGGACGTTGATTGCGGTAGCGGCCACGTTAATTGTGCCCTTGAAGTCGACGCTAATGTGGCGTTTTTTGTTGGCCAATAATTTAGAAGCGTGTGCCAATATGTACGATGGGGTAGAGGCGTATATCTCTGACCCGAAGCTAGACAATCGGTTTGCTGAGTCGGAAGCGGGCTCACCGGCCATTGGGGTTAATAAGGACAGTGCTAATTTCAATCATAATGCCTTTCAATCCGGCTCTGACTCGTCGCAAGTGCAAGCCCAGCATGTGCATTTAGATTTGGGGGCTACCACAGCGGCGACCAATGAAATAGGTACACATACCTCTGCAGCCACCTATGTTAATACTGATATGGTGGCACAATTCAAAGAAATTAATAAGCGGCTATTGCGGGTGCGGGGGCATATTGCTGCCACTGCTAGAGAATCTGGTATAGAAGTGGCTACCTTAGATATGATTCAGCGCACACATCGCAATATTATAGGCACTATTGACTTACTGTTGAGTGCCGCGCCTAAGCTGGCACACAGTCCGATAGATGAAGAAAATAGAATTCTAGTCGACCATTATCACCGTGAGTTGACTCAAGGTATGAGACATATTGCCGCTGTGCTAAGAAGTCCAAGCGATGAAATGTTTCGACCCATTACCCGTATTCAAGTATCCGATTATCCCAGCGTGCATACACTTCCCTTTGAATGGCAAGGTTATTTTTGGTTAACTCAAACGTTGCAAGGCCAATTACAAAGCTTAAGTGACTTACTTCAAGACAGTAAAGCTCAGTGGTATAAAGGTTCAGGACTTCGTTATCAACGTCAAGAACAACGACGTATGCATGCCCATGGCGGCGAAAGCGATTTAGATGTTTAA
- a CDS encoding hemerythrin domain-containing protein, whose protein sequence is MTTVKPRHPETRLQSDWLFLLEKLPPNQWYSSDYAYKTSGWLNVHTNIRKRQRILRQLSEEYLMGALNWDNYRSQVLQRIGTHVLKLHQHHSVEDHGFFPEFVSSYPQLKTGFEILERDHVRLDALLDELQSLNDELAKAQQEDKALADRLHANLITGSDFLSQHLTDEEDLVVPILALR, encoded by the coding sequence ATGACTACTGTCAAACCCCGTCATCCCGAGACTCGTTTGCAGTCAGATTGGCTTTTTTTATTAGAGAAGTTACCGCCTAATCAATGGTATTCCTCAGATTACGCTTACAAGACTTCTGGCTGGCTAAATGTACATACCAATATTCGTAAGCGTCAGCGTATTTTGAGACAGCTTAGTGAAGAGTACTTGATGGGAGCTTTAAATTGGGATAATTATCGATCTCAGGTTTTACAGCGCATTGGCACCCATGTACTAAAGCTACATCAGCATCACAGCGTGGAAGACCATGGATTTTTCCCAGAGTTCGTTAGCTCCTATCCTCAGTTAAAAACGGGGTTTGAGATACTGGAGCGAGATCATGTTAGGCTGGATGCCTTATTGGATGAGTTACAAAGCTTAAATGATGAGTTAGCAAAAGCGCAGCAGGAAGATAAAGCATTGGCCGACCGTCTGCATGCCAATCTAATTACGGGTAGCGATTTTTTATCGCAGCATCTAACCGATGAAGAGGATTTGGTGGTGCCTATATTGGCGTTACGTTAA
- a CDS encoding L,D-transpeptidase family protein, which produces MLFMPSTLRQLPLGKRLPNRVLIVSALMTSLTLTACSPSNSETQGVNSDSVEQFKNDLLSVLTPEASTETQTEIEAPAEPVKQLQPNVSQQFIGTTDSQQRLAKALPELPYDITDLPPKAQEVNQAMWTPEAPLDENLILKIQALLTYNHHSVGAVDGRFGENVVKALQVFQEKNGLQVTGDIDSETWNKLTEDSTINEQPVLVNYTLTDEDVTLISNPKGQQFESVLEAVAEKFHMSQGLLLRLNADTSFEAGNTIVVYNPYQPNAIPVHRVVAVKSKNLLYAYDENDTLVASYPTTMGSVYKPSPNGEYKVLSRIKDPTYNKDFKNPKTALPPGPNNPVGRVWIGINKRSYGIHGSPNPERISRQNSSGCVRLTNWDALGLYGTIEEGAKVEFL; this is translated from the coding sequence ATGTTGTTTATGCCTTCTACTTTGAGGCAGTTACCGTTAGGTAAACGCTTGCCAAACCGTGTTTTGATAGTTTCAGCTTTAATGACATCATTGACTCTCACTGCTTGCTCTCCCTCTAATAGCGAGACACAAGGTGTTAATTCAGACTCTGTTGAACAGTTTAAGAATGACCTATTAAGTGTATTAACCCCTGAAGCGTCTACGGAGACGCAAACCGAAATAGAAGCACCTGCTGAACCGGTAAAACAACTACAGCCGAATGTCAGCCAGCAATTTATTGGCACCACGGACTCACAGCAGCGTCTGGCCAAAGCCTTACCCGAGTTGCCTTACGACATAACAGACTTGCCACCAAAAGCGCAGGAAGTTAACCAGGCAATGTGGACACCTGAAGCGCCACTTGATGAAAACTTAATACTAAAAATCCAAGCGCTACTTACCTACAATCATCACTCTGTGGGGGCGGTAGATGGACGATTTGGAGAAAACGTCGTCAAAGCATTACAAGTCTTTCAAGAAAAGAATGGACTGCAAGTCACCGGCGATATTGATTCTGAAACTTGGAACAAATTGACCGAAGACAGTACTATTAATGAACAACCTGTCTTGGTTAATTACACGTTGACTGATGAGGACGTGACTCTAATCTCTAATCCTAAAGGGCAGCAGTTTGAAAGCGTGCTTGAAGCGGTCGCTGAGAAGTTTCATATGAGCCAAGGACTGTTGCTTAGACTAAATGCCGATACTTCCTTTGAAGCGGGCAATACTATTGTGGTTTATAATCCCTATCAGCCCAATGCTATCCCTGTACACCGAGTGGTCGCTGTGAAGAGTAAAAACCTGCTTTATGCGTATGATGAAAATGATACGCTTGTGGCCAGCTATCCGACCACGATGGGCAGCGTCTATAAACCTTCACCTAATGGCGAGTATAAGGTGTTGAGTCGCATTAAAGATCCCACCTATAACAAAGACTTTAAGAACCCAAAAACTGCTTTACCCCCCGGTCCAAACAACCCAGTAGGACGTGTTTGGATCGGTATTAATAAGCGTAGCTATGGTATTCATGGCTCACCCAATCCAGAAAGAATCAGTCGTCAAAACTCTTCCGGTTGTGTGCGCTTAACCAACTGGGATGCACTGGGGCTGTATGGCACGATTGAGGAAGGTGCCAAAGTAGAGTTTCTGTAG
- the parC gene encoding DNA topoisomerase IV subunit A: protein MSDISNIPPSATVIPTEAMDTRSVAEFTEQAYLNYAMYVIMDRALPHIADGLKPVQRRIIYAMSELGLKSTTKPKKSARTVGDVLGKYHPHGDTACYEAMVLMAQPFSYRYPLITGQGNWGSPDDPKSFAAMRYTEAKMSAYANTLLAELAQGTVDWQDNFDGSMQEPVTLPARLPNILLNGTTGIAVGMATDIPPHNLNEVVRAAVRLLKNPELSVKQLTQSIPAPDLPTPAEIITSKKDLQAMYESGRGSYKMRAVYHVDKQEKNLVIIDALPYQVSGNKIQEQIAKLMIEKKLPWVVDIHDESDHENACRIVLELRSTRVDVDRVMSHLFASTDLETSYRVNMNMIGLNGKPQVKNLKEILEEWLVSRRQVVTRRLLFRLDKIDKRLHILAGLLIAYLHIDEVIRIIREEDDPKTELMNRYDLSEVQANAILDIRLRQLARLQEIELRTEKDELEAERAIIQELLDNPESLTNLMIEELEADMKEHGNNRVSPVVERNEATALKESDLVPSEPITAILSKAGWIRAAKGHDVDAAGMSYRSGDSYQAHIRSKSNEKIYIMDSTGRSYNIDAHTLASARGQGDPLTSVLKPASGASFEQLLAGEDEQRIILASSQGYGFINTLGNLETNQKAGKNVINFDQDAKLLKVAYIDAKPISDEDTGSEAQAQDQIAVVTSAGYLLIFDIDELPEQQRGKGNKLINLKDGEQVIAVTPIHHSDSLTVTAGKRHVTLKPMDLANYTGKRGNRGGQLPRGFQNVSDIEVAE, encoded by the coding sequence ATGTCTGATATTTCTAATATCCCACCTAGCGCTACTGTCATACCTACTGAAGCAATGGATACCCGTTCTGTCGCTGAATTTACCGAACAGGCTTATCTGAACTACGCCATGTATGTCATCATGGACCGTGCCCTACCGCATATTGCCGATGGCCTAAAGCCGGTACAGCGCCGAATTATTTATGCCATGAGCGAACTGGGTCTTAAGTCGACTACTAAGCCTAAAAAGTCTGCACGTACTGTCGGTGATGTTTTAGGTAAATATCATCCTCACGGTGACACAGCCTGTTATGAAGCCATGGTATTGATGGCTCAGCCTTTTAGCTACCGTTATCCACTAATTACTGGGCAAGGTAACTGGGGTAGCCCCGATGACCCTAAATCTTTTGCCGCCATGCGCTATACCGAAGCCAAGATGTCAGCTTATGCCAATACGTTATTGGCAGAATTAGCTCAAGGTACAGTAGATTGGCAAGATAACTTTGATGGCTCAATGCAAGAGCCAGTGACTCTACCGGCACGCCTGCCCAATATTTTATTAAATGGTACCACCGGTATTGCAGTTGGTATGGCCACCGATATTCCGCCGCATAACCTAAATGAAGTGGTGCGTGCCGCCGTACGTCTGTTAAAAAATCCTGAACTATCGGTCAAACAGCTTACCCAGTCGATACCAGCCCCAGATCTGCCCACTCCTGCGGAAATTATCACCTCCAAAAAAGACCTACAGGCAATGTATGAGTCAGGTCGTGGCAGCTATAAAATGCGCGCTGTTTATCATGTCGATAAGCAAGAAAAGAACCTAGTTATTATCGATGCACTTCCTTATCAAGTTTCTGGCAACAAAATCCAAGAACAAATCGCCAAGCTAATGATTGAAAAGAAACTGCCTTGGGTAGTGGATATTCATGATGAGTCAGACCATGAAAATGCGTGTCGCATCGTGTTAGAGCTGCGTTCTACGCGAGTAGATGTAGACCGAGTAATGAGCCATTTGTTTGCCAGCACCGACCTTGAGACCAGTTATCGGGTCAACATGAACATGATTGGGCTTAATGGTAAGCCTCAGGTCAAAAACTTAAAAGAAATCTTAGAAGAATGGCTAGTTAGCCGCCGTCAAGTGGTGACCCGTCGCTTACTATTCCGTCTGGACAAAATTGACAAACGCCTACATATATTGGCAGGTTTATTAATTGCCTACCTCCATATTGATGAGGTCATTCGCATTATTCGTGAAGAAGACGATCCAAAAACAGAGTTGATGAATCGCTATGATCTGAGCGAAGTGCAAGCCAATGCCATTTTAGACATTCGTTTACGTCAATTAGCCCGTCTACAAGAAATTGAGCTACGTACCGAAAAAGACGAGCTAGAGGCTGAGCGTGCCATTATTCAAGAATTACTCGATAATCCTGAAAGCCTGACTAACTTGATGATTGAAGAGTTAGAGGCAGACATGAAAGAACATGGCAACAACCGTGTTTCACCTGTGGTAGAACGTAATGAAGCCACTGCCCTAAAAGAGTCTGACTTAGTGCCTAGTGAACCCATTACCGCTATCCTATCAAAAGCGGGCTGGATTCGTGCTGCCAAAGGTCATGATGTCGATGCAGCAGGCATGAGTTACCGCTCAGGTGACAGCTATCAGGCCCATATACGCAGTAAATCCAATGAGAAGATTTACATTATGGACAGTACCGGTCGCAGCTATAACATTGATGCCCACACCTTAGCTTCTGCCCGTGGACAAGGTGACCCACTGACCAGTGTATTAAAACCTGCCTCTGGCGCCAGTTTTGAGCAACTGCTTGCCGGGGAAGACGAACAACGTATTATTTTGGCCAGCTCACAAGGCTATGGCTTTATTAATACCCTAGGCAACTTAGAAACCAATCAAAAAGCAGGTAAAAACGTCATTAACTTTGACCAAGATGCCAAACTGCTTAAAGTGGCTTATATTGATGCCAAACCCATATCAGATGAAGATACTGGCAGTGAAGCACAAGCGCAAGACCAAATCGCTGTGGTCACTTCAGCAGGCTATTTATTGATATTTGATATTGATGAATTACCAGAACAACAGCGTGGTAAAGGCAATAAGCTGATTAACCTTAAAGACGGTGAACAAGTAATTGCCGTCACTCCGATACATCATAGTGACAGCTTGACCGTTACTGCGGGTAAACGTCATGTGACCTTGAAGCCAATGGACTTAGCCAACTATACTGGTAAGCGTGGCAACCGTGGTGGTCAACTACCCCGTGGCTTCCAAAATGTGAGTGACATTGAGGTGGCAGAGTAA
- a CDS encoding AMP-binding protein: MDNQTTQFRRNEKPWLKTYEKFGMQYDIEMPPANTSLIEIFEESFVKYNGRISFVCMNQELSFDDLDTYSKNIAAYLQSRGLKKGDKVAVMMPNILQSPVCILGVIRAGFVLVNVNPLYTTHELEHQLKDSDTKALILLENFAKTYADIASKTVDHVVVASMGDLMSPVKGFIVNTVVRHVKKMVPAYNIPGSVNFKKAMKVGAKKKYKRPTDIGLEDVAVLQYTGGTTGVAKGAMLTHGNLIANLIQADTYIGDAFDKYEELNEQPVIMTALPLYHIFSFTVCCMYGLRKGGINSLVPNPRDGKSLLKAYKDYPPAFFPAVNTLFNGLINNEDFRSLDHSKLEMSMGGGMAVLTDTARKWKEGTGNVIVQGYGLSETSPVASANPMGLDEFPGNIGVPFPATDMAVLDEEGNEVAIGERGEISVRGPQVMKGYWKRPEATAEVMTPDGYFRTGDIGVMDEEGYFKIVDRKKDMIIVSGFNVYPNEVEDVMSHHPKILECGVIGVESDKSGEVPKIFIVANDPSLTEQEVLDYAKQNLTGYKRPRFVEFVDELPKSNVGKILRKDLRAIEEAKNKA; this comes from the coding sequence ATGGACAATCAAACCACTCAATTTCGTCGCAATGAAAAACCCTGGTTAAAAACTTACGAAAAGTTTGGCATGCAATACGATATTGAAATGCCACCAGCCAATACCTCTTTAATTGAAATCTTTGAAGAAAGCTTTGTTAAGTATAATGGCAGAATTTCCTTTGTCTGTATGAATCAAGAGCTATCATTTGATGATTTAGATACCTACAGCAAAAATATCGCCGCTTACTTACAGTCACGGGGCCTAAAAAAAGGCGATAAAGTGGCAGTAATGATGCCCAACATTCTACAATCTCCAGTTTGTATCCTAGGCGTTATCCGTGCCGGTTTCGTTTTGGTGAACGTCAATCCTCTCTATACCACTCATGAGCTTGAACATCAGCTAAAAGATTCAGATACCAAGGCCCTTATTCTCCTAGAAAACTTTGCCAAAACTTATGCTGATATTGCTAGCAAGACCGTGGATCATGTGGTCGTTGCGTCTATGGGCGACCTAATGAGTCCGGTAAAAGGCTTTATCGTGAACACTGTGGTTCGCCATGTTAAGAAAATGGTACCTGCTTACAATATTCCAGGCAGCGTTAACTTTAAAAAAGCGATGAAAGTTGGGGCTAAAAAGAAATATAAACGTCCTACCGATATTGGTTTAGAAGATGTGGCGGTGCTGCAATATACTGGGGGTACCACAGGGGTTGCTAAAGGGGCAATGTTAACTCATGGCAATTTAATTGCTAACCTGATTCAAGCCGATACTTATATCGGCGATGCTTTTGACAAGTATGAGGAATTAAATGAGCAGCCGGTTATTATGACCGCTTTACCGCTATATCATATTTTCTCATTTACGGTTTGCTGTATGTACGGATTGCGCAAAGGGGGTATTAACTCATTGGTGCCCAACCCACGTGATGGCAAAAGCTTGCTTAAAGCTTATAAAGATTATCCACCGGCCTTCTTCCCAGCAGTTAATACTTTGTTTAACGGCCTAATTAATAATGAAGATTTCCGATCACTAGATCATAGTAAGCTTGAGATGTCTATGGGCGGGGGTATGGCTGTACTAACAGACACCGCTAGGAAGTGGAAAGAAGGGACGGGCAACGTTATCGTTCAAGGTTATGGTTTATCAGAGACCTCGCCAGTTGCTTCAGCCAACCCTATGGGTCTAGATGAGTTTCCTGGTAATATTGGGGTGCCATTCCCAGCGACAGATATGGCCGTTCTAGATGAAGAAGGCAACGAAGTTGCTATTGGTGAACGCGGTGAGATTAGCGTGCGCGGCCCTCAGGTGATGAAGGGCTATTGGAAACGTCCAGAGGCAACGGCTGAAGTTATGACCCCAGATGGTTACTTCCGTACCGGTGATATCGGAGTAATGGACGAAGAGGGCTACTTCAAGATTGTTGACCGCAAAAAAGACATGATTATCGTCTCAGGTTTCAACGTCTATCCAAACGAAGTAGAAGACGTCATGTCACATCATCCCAAAATCTTAGAGTGTGGGGTAATTGGGGTTGAAAGTGATAAGAGCGGCGAAGTGCCGAAGATCTTTATCGTGGCTAATGACCCAAGCTTGACTGAGCAAGAAGTTCTAGATTATGCCAAACAGAATCTAACCGGCTATAAACGTCCGCGTTTTGTTGAATTTGTTGATGAGTTACCCAAATCAAACGTAGGTAAGATTTTACGTAAGGATTTACGTGCTATTGAAGAAGCAAAGAATAAAGCCTAG